In the genome of Fusarium fujikuroi IMI 58289 draft genome, chromosome FFUJ_chr02, one region contains:
- a CDS encoding related to delta-12 fatty acid desaturase, with protein sequence MASTSALPKQNPALRRTVTSTTVTDSESAAVSPSDSPRHSASSTSLSSMSEVDIAKPKSEYGVMLDTYGNQFEVPDFTIKDIYNAIPKHCFKRSALKGYGYILRDIVLLTTTFSIWYNFVTPEYIPSTPARAGLWAVYTVLQGLFGTGLWVIAHECGHGAFSDSRLINDITGWVLHSSLLVPYFSWQISHRKHHKATGNMERDMVFVPRTREQQATRLGKMAHELAHLTEETPAFTLLMLVLQQLVGWPNYLITNVTGHNYHERQREGRGKGKHNGLGGGVNHFDPRSPLYENSDAKLIVLSDIGIGLMATALYFLVQKFGFYNMAIWYFVPYLWVNHWLVAITFLQHTDPTLPHYTNDEWNFVRGAAATIDREMGFIGRHLLHGIIETHVLHHYVSSIPFYNADEATEAIKPIMGKHYRADVQDGPRGFIRAMYRSARMCQWVEPSAGAEGAGKGVLFFRNRNNVGTPPAVIKPVA encoded by the exons atggCGTCCACTTCGGCTCTGCCCAAGCAGAACCCTGCGCTTAGGCGCACCGTCACATCAACCACTGTGACGGATTCTGAGTCTGCCGCCGTCTCTCCCTCAGACTCTCCCCGCCACTCGGCCTCTTCCACATCGCTCTCGTCCATGTCCGAGGTCGATATCGCCAAGCCCAAGTCCGAGTATGGTGTTATGCTCGACACCTACGGCAACCAGTTCGAGGTCCCCGACTTTACCATCAAGGACATCTACAATGCCATCCCCAAGCACTGCTTCAAGCGCTCCGCCCTCAAGGGATACGGATATATCCTCCGCGACATTGTCCTCCTGACCACCACTTTCAGCATCTGGTACAACTTCGTGACCCCCGAATACATCCCCTCCACCCCCGCCCGCGCTGGTCTGTGGGCCGTATACACCGTTCTTCAGGGTCTCTTCGGTACCGGTCTCTGGGTCATTGCCCATGAGTGTGGTCACGGTGCTTTCTCCGATTCTcgtctcatcaacgacattACTGGCTGGGTTCTTCACTCTTCCCTCCTTGTCCCCTACTTCAGCTGGCAAATCTCCCACCGAAAGCACCACAAGGCCACCGGCAACATGGAGCGTGACATGGTCTTCGTTCCCCGAACCCGCGAGCAGCAGGCTACTCGTCTCGGAAAGATGGCTCATGAGCTCGCCCATCTTACTGAGGAGACCCCCGCTTTCACTCTTCTTATGCTCGTCCTCCAGCAGCTTGTCGGCTGGCCCAActacctcatcaccaacgtcaCCGGACACAACTACCACGAGCGCCAGCGCGAGGGTCGCGGCAAGGGCAAGCATAACGGCCTCGGCGGTGGTGTCAACCACTTCGACCCCCGCAGCCCTCTGTACGAGAACAGCGACGCTAAGCTCATCGTCCTGAGCGATATTGGTATCGGTCTGATGGCCACTGCTCTGTACTTCCTCGTCCAGAAGTTCGGTTTCTACAACATGGCCATCTGGTACTTCGTTCCCTACCTCTGGGTTAACCACTGGCTCG TTGCTATCACCTTCCTCCAGCACACCGACCCTACCCTTCCCCACTACACCAACGACGAGTGGAACTTCGTCCgtggtgctgctgctaccATTGATCGTGAGATGGGCTTCATCGGCCGCCACCTTCTCCACGGCATCATCGAGACTCACGTCCTCCACCACTATGTCAGCAGCATCCCCTTCTACAACGCGGACGAGGCCACCGAGGCCATCAAGCCCATCATGGGCAAGCACTACCGCGCCGATGTCCAGGATGGTCCTCGTGGCTTCATCCGTGCCATGTACCGAAGCGCCCGTATGTGCCAGTGGGTTGAGCCCAGTGCTGGTGCCGAGGGTGCTGGTAAGGGTGTTCTGTTCTTCCGCAACCGCAACAACGTGGGCACTCCCCCCGCTGTCATCAAGCCCGTTGCTTAA
- a CDS encoding related to oxidoreductase — MVQHSPKTTVHQLAQEYAPIIKGKTILTTGASPGGLGALFVEAIAVAEPGLAILAGRSMSKLQQTADNLAVKYPNLKTKILAIDLGSLRSVRAAAEEVNGWSDVPKIDVLVNNAGIMATDFKLTEDGFENQFASNHLGHFLFTNLIMDKILASETPRVVSVSSNGHRLGPIRWGDPNFSNGERYNKWSAYGQSKTANMLFAISLAKKLGSRGLQAFSLHPGAILDTSLAKHLDTLDSLVEADRAMGDPWGWVDWSTVPISSEIGAATHAFAAFDPDLKEHNGAYLLECRLADHMTDTVRPWATSSTEAELLWRKSEEMVGQKFDF, encoded by the exons ATGGTACAACACTCCCCCAAGACTACGGTTCACCAGCTCGCACAAGAGTATGCACCCAtcatcaagggcaagactaTCCTCACAACAGGCGCAAGCCCAGGTGGTCTGGGTGCACTCTTTGTTGAAGCCATTGCTGTCGCAGAACCCGGGCTAGCTATTCTAGCTGGTCGTAGTATGAGCAAGCTCCAGCAAACTGCAGACAACCTTGCTGTCAAGTACCCCAATTTGAAGACGAAGATTCTGGCCATTGATCTGGGTTCTCTTCGTTCTGTTCGTGCAGCTGCGGAAGAGGTCAATGGATGGTCAGATGTTCCCAAGATCGACGTCTTGGTTAACAATGCAGGGATTATGGCGACGGACTTCAAGCTCACAGAGGACGGCTTCGAAAACCAATTTGCTTCGAACCATCTGGGTCACTTCTTGTTTACAAATCTGATCATGGACAAGATCCTTGCTTCAGAGACGCCTCGAGTGGTCAGCGTTTCCAGCAATGGCCACCGCCTGGGGCCCATCCGATGGGGTGACCCCAATTTCTCT AATGGTGAAAGATACAACAAGTGGAGTGCATACGGGCAGTCGAAAACAGCAAACATGCTGTTCGCCATCTCTCTTGCTAAGAAGCTCGGTAGTCGTGGGCTCCAAGCGTTCTCTCTCCATCCAGGTGCCATCCTCGACACCTCACTGGCCAAGCATCTTGATACCTTGGACAGTCTAG TCGAAGCTGATCGTGCAATGGGAGACCCATGGGGTTGGGTAGATTGGTCGACAGTCCCAATTTCCTCCGAGATCGGTGCTGCAACACACGCGTTTGCGGCTTTCGATCCTGATCTCAAGG AGCATAATGGCGCATATTTGCTCGAATGCCGTTTAGCAGATCATATGACTGATACAGTCAGACCATGggcgacaagctcaacagaAGCAGAGTTGCTTTGGAGGAAGAGTGAGGAGATGGTTGGTCAAAAGTTCGATTTTTAG
- a CDS encoding related to 6-phosphogluconate dehydrogenase, protein MEITKVGIIGAGTMGGAVSLLFAEKGLDVSIVDTSRASLDKVAKNAEAAGLSKRIHICEDYDTLSQGLGSPKVFIFSLPNGRPGDSVVAQLKSRVSKGDILIDASNENYERTQARQEILRPLGVAYIGLGISGGSFGARYGPSLMPGGEKWAVEQVLPLLSRIAAKDDQGRPCVTNIGTGGSGHFVKMIHNGIEHGVMSSLCEAWEIMDKCLKMTGDEIGDVFDSWCERGELKGNFLVSISGPICRTRSPVDGGSLLHQIRDAVVQDANDSEGTGVWANIEAVASHVPAPSLTAAHYLRLASAEVEQRSAVKASIGTVFPQPFTITPEKRAHILEQLRQAVYVTSLACFIQGFDVMERKNRQEGWGVDMTRVLNIWRAGCIIKSDYIFDILDVAYAEGSDVHPLCRPGVPSEIKKSWPSLKAIVLEGLKADAHLPCLSATLEYLKYIGGTDLPTCFSEAQLDSFGAHGFDLKSEPVRHLLKGSHHETWSGA, encoded by the exons ATGGAGATTACCAAG GTCGGTATCATTGGAGCAGGCACCATGGGGGGTGCTGTCTCCCTCCTTTTCGCAGAAAAGGGTCTCGACGTGTCTATTGTTGATACATCACGAGCAAGTCTCGATAAGGTCGCGAAGAACGCGGAGGCCGCTGGACTCTCGAAACGGATCCACATCTGCGAGGACTACGATACCCTCTCTCAAGGACTTGGCTCCCCCAAGGTCTTTATCTTCAGCTTACCGAATGGCCGTCCTGGTGATAGTGTCGTCGCCCAACTCAAATCACGTGTCTCAAAAGGCGACATCCTCATTGACGCTTCGAACGAAAACTACGAACGCACACAAGCGAGACAAGAGATTCTTCGTCCTCTTGGTGTTGCATATATCGGACTTGGAATCTCAGGTGGTAGCTTTGGAGCTAGATATGGCCCATCGCTTATGCCTGGTGGTGAGAAATGGGCTGTTGAGCAAGttcttccccttctctcTAGGATCGCGGCCAAGGATGACCAAGGTCGTCCTTGTGTAACCAATATTGGCACTGGCGGGAGTGGCCACTTTGTGAAAATGATCCATAATGGTATTGAGCATGGAGTCATGTCCAGTCTCTGCGAAGCATGGGAGATCATGGACAAGTGCTTGAAGATGACTGGTGACGAGATTGGCGACGTGTTTGACTCCTGGTGTGAGAGGGGAGAACTG AAAGGAAATTTCCTCGTATCCATCAGCGGTCCTATCTGCAGAACTCGAAGCCCAGTCGACGGTGGCTCTCTCTTACATCAGATCAGAGACGCCGTTGTCCAAGATGCCAACGATTCCGAAGGCACCGGCGTTTGGGCCAACATCGAAGCCGTCGCATCTCATGTCCCTGCACCGAGTCTGACCGCCGCCCATTACCTACGACTTGCCTCAGCCGAAGTCGAGCAAAGAAGTGCTGTCAAAGCCTCCATCGGAACCGTCTTTCCACAACCCTTCACAATTACGCCCGAGAAGCGAGCCCACATTCTTGAACAACTACGACAAGCCGTATACGTCACAAGTCTTGCGTGCTTTATACAGGGATTCGATGTCATGGAACGCAAGAACCGACAAGAAGGTTGGGGTGTTGACATGACACGCGTCTTGAATATCTGGAGAGCTGGCTGCATCATCAAGTCTGATTACATCTTTGATATCCTCGACGTTGCATATGCTGAGGGCTCTGACGTGCATCCTCTGTGCAGGCCTGGGGTGCCaagtgagatcaagaagtcCTGGCCGTCGCTCAAAGCCATTGTGCTTGAGGGTCTGAAGGCTGATGCTCACTTGCCTTGCTTGAGTGCCACTTTGGAATATCTCAAGTATATCGGAGGTACTGACCTGCCTACTTGCTTCTCAGAAGCACAGCTGGATAGTTTTGGTGCTCATGGATTTGACCTCAAGTCAGAGCCCGTCAGACATCTTTTGAAGG GAAGTCACCACGAGACATGGTCCGGCGCTTAG
- a CDS encoding related to nicotinamide mononucleotide permease, which yields MTNEITNSTATSAARAEKPSFETKENLESFVPHSDRLALARTMDPETRARVEKRLKLKLDARCALFVLIYIMNYLDRNNIAAARLKGLQDDLKLDDNEYATCLSILYVGYILMQVPSNMFINKIQRPSLYLGAIMLLWGLISTLSGNVHNFTGMVVIRFFLGFTEAAFLPGALLILSKWYTRRELTKRNAVLFCGNLISNAFSALIAAGVLSEMDGVLGHASWRWLFWIEGAITMFIAILAVFILPDLPSNTRGFSAEELAVAQLRMIEDVGEADEDAEGQGAVAGLMMALKDGKIYVMMLTFAVYVVGLSFNAFFPSLTSTLGFAYVPTLLMSSPPWLFACIVSLIVAWSSDRTQEKFWHIVGPICIGLVGFIISMSTLNVAARYLALFLQASSYAGYIVFYSWISSTFPRPPAKRAVAIALINAFAQLGNIAGSYVWGLKENGYRKSYGIVTAMFGCTIVGALVLRMMLSRLNKRLEELEREETQAYEAEKAREAQTDEALRVQKGFRYLV from the exons ATGACCAACGAGATCACCAACTCGACTGCCACCAGCGCAGCTCGAGCTGAGAAGCCCTCCTTCGAGACAAAGGAGAACCTCGAGAGTTTTGTTCCTCACAGCGATCGTCTCGCCCTTGCCCGAACAATGGATCCCGAAACTCGTGCTCGAGTTGAGAAGCGTCTCAAACTCAAGCTCGATGCTCGTTGCGCTCTCTTCGTTCTGATTTACATCATGAACTATCTCGATCGAAACAATATCGCTGCTGCTCGCCTCAAGGGCTTGCAGGATGACCTTAAGCTGGATGATAATGAGTATGCAACATGTCTCAGTATCCTCTATGTTGGTTACATCCTCATGCAAGTCCCTTCCAACATgttcatcaacaagatccaACGACCCTCATTATATCTCGGTGCTATTATGCTTCTCTGGGGATTGATTTCAACCCTCTCAGGAAACGTCCATAACTTTACCGGAATGGTCGTTATCCGTTTCTTCCTCGGTTTCACTGAAGCTGCTTTCCTGCCCGGAGCGTTGCTTATCCTTTCCAAGTGGTATACCCGTCGGGAACTCACAAAGAGAAATGCTGTCCTCTTTTGTGGTAACTTGATCTCCAATGCATTTTCAGCTCTTATTGCGGCGGGAGTGTTATCTGAGATGGATGGCGTCCTCGGGCACGCTTCCTGGCGCTGGCTCTTCTGGA TCGAGGGTGCAATTACCATGTTCATTGCCATCTTGGCCGTGTTTATCCTGCCCGATCTTCCCAGCAACACTCGCGGTTTCTCTGCAGAGGAGCTCGCAGTAGCTCAACTCCGAATGATCGAGGATGTTGgtgaggctgatgaggatgctgaggGCCAAGGAGCTGTTGCCGGATTGATGATGGCtctcaaggatggcaagatcTATGTCATGATGCTTACTTTTGCCGTCTACGTTGTCGGTCTGTCTTTCAACGCCTTCTTC CCATCTCTCACCAGTACCCTCGGTTTTGCTTACGTACCAACTCTCCTCATGAGCTCCCCACCTTGGCTCTTTGCATGCATCGTTTCTCTTATCGTTGCCTGGAGTTCTGATAGAACACAGGAGAAG TTCTGGCACATTGTTGGTCCTATCTGCATTGGATTAGTCggattcatcatcagcatgtCGACACTCAACGTTGCTGCACGATACCttgctctcttcctccaagcATCTTCTTACGCTGG ATACATCGTCTTCTATTCTTGGATCAGCTCAACATTCCCTCGTCCCCCTGCCAAGCGAGCCGTGGCTATCGCCCTCATCAACGCGTTTGCTCAACTGGGTAACATTGCTGGAAGTTACGTCTGGGGTCTCAAGGAGAACGGCTACCGCAAGAGCTACGGGATTGTCACAGCCATGTTTGGCTGCACCATTGTCggtgctcttgttcttcgtaTGATGCTTTCTAGGTTGAACAAGCgacttgaggagcttgagaggGAGGAAACACAAGCTtatgaggctgagaaggcccGGGAAGCTCAGACTGATGAAGCTCTTCGTGTTCAAAAGGGCTTCCGTTATCTCGTCTAA